CCCGCCGCCACCGCAGTACGGTCCGCCCGGCGGGTATCCCCCACCCCCGCCACCGCAGTACGGCCAGCCGGGCGGGTACCCGCCGCCGCAGTACGGCGCGTATCCCGCACCGGCGGGCCGGCCCGCCGGCCTGGGCATGCGGTTCTTGGCCCGCATCATCGACGGCATCATCGTGACGGTCGCCGCCGGCTTGTTGAGCCTGCTCTTCGCCGGACTCGGTGACGGCGAGATCGCCGGCATGAGCACCGGCTGGATGGTCACCGGCCTGTTTTCGGGTCTGTTGATGTTCGCCTACTTCGTCCTGTTCGAGTCGAACCTGGGCTGGACCCCGGGCAAGAAGCTGTTGGGTCTGAGCGTGCGCGGCGTGGGTGGTGCGCCCAAGCCCGATGCCCGCCAGGCGGCGGTGCGCAACCTGTTCACGCTGCTGCAACTGGTCCCCTGCCTGGGCTGGATCCTGGCGCCGATCGCCTACATCGTGATCGCGGTGACCATCAGCGGCAGCCCCACCAAGCAGGGCAAGCACGACGAGTTCGCCGGCGGCACCCAGGTGGTCCAGGGTTGAGCCCGCGGCCGGCCCGATGACGACTGCGGCTCGCCGCCCCGAGCTGGCCCGGCGCTTCTTCGACCGCTTCGAGCCGATCCACGCCGTCACCTACTTCGCGCCGGAAAGTCGCT
This DNA window, taken from Mycolicibacterium sp. MU0050, encodes the following:
- a CDS encoding RDD family protein; protein product: MSTGDFDPNNPPPPQYGPPGGYPPPPPPQYGQPGGYPPPQYGAYPAPAGRPAGLGMRFLARIIDGIIVTVAAGLLSLLFAGLGDGEIAGMSTGWMVTGLFSGLLMFAYFVLFESNLGWTPGKKLLGLSVRGVGGAPKPDARQAAVRNLFTLLQLVPCLGWILAPIAYIVIAVTISGSPTKQGKHDEFAGGTQVVQG